A portion of the Pedobacter cryoconitis genome contains these proteins:
- the traM gene encoding conjugative transposon protein TraM has protein sequence MKINFKQPRYVLPLILLPFLCLFFYAWKSSFGKDVPVQQNGNTLQETLVDVSEEVKNKGIEDKLDAYRKQYKDADGYTAVGGIADEQTNRQKVPDLYNQMEKRMLDSIDREMKRKYGNTAEEPRTSHSTFPNAVPKTQPPKTYDTDRDLATALSKLKHQQSAPTTSEVPGNKGQTDPMKIFREQMSLIDSMGKANDPDYKSEQAREKAMALAERELKNQKKLSVSKTSASTALFNTISANGEDSFIRAIVDQDITGYAGSRLRIRLLDDMTAGRFLVKKGTYLYAQITGFSGQRVNLSISSIFQNNNILPVRLDIYDNDGLPGLYVPASAFREFSKVLGSDASQGMTIQQQAENNNQLVMSMLQKMFQSTTTAVSKLIRSNKAKLKYNTQVYLIDPQELKNNQNKY, from the coding sequence ATGAAGATCAATTTCAAGCAACCGCGATATGTGCTACCGCTGATCCTACTTCCTTTCCTATGCTTATTTTTTTACGCATGGAAAAGCAGCTTTGGAAAAGATGTACCCGTACAACAAAATGGAAATACGCTACAGGAAACATTGGTGGATGTTTCCGAAGAGGTTAAAAACAAAGGTATTGAAGATAAGTTGGATGCTTACCGTAAGCAATACAAAGATGCCGATGGTTACACAGCAGTCGGTGGGATCGCAGACGAACAAACCAACAGGCAAAAAGTTCCAGACCTGTACAATCAAATGGAAAAAAGGATGTTGGATTCCATCGACCGGGAAATGAAAAGGAAATATGGTAACACAGCCGAAGAACCACGCACATCACATTCAACCTTTCCCAACGCAGTCCCTAAAACACAGCCACCAAAAACTTACGATACAGACCGAGACTTGGCAACTGCACTTTCCAAATTAAAGCATCAACAATCGGCACCTACCACATCAGAGGTGCCTGGTAATAAGGGACAAACTGACCCCATGAAAATTTTTCGGGAACAAATGTCACTGATCGACAGCATGGGCAAAGCAAACGACCCCGATTACAAATCAGAACAAGCCAGAGAAAAAGCGATGGCCCTTGCTGAACGGGAGCTTAAAAATCAAAAAAAACTCAGCGTTTCTAAAACTTCGGCGTCCACGGCACTTTTCAATACCATTTCAGCTAATGGAGAAGATAGTTTTATCCGTGCCATAGTAGATCAGGACATCACTGGCTATGCAGGTTCGCGTCTACGTATCCGTCTGTTAGATGACATGACCGCAGGTCGGTTTTTAGTTAAAAAAGGTACATACCTATATGCCCAGATAACAGGTTTTAGCGGTCAACGGGTAAACCTATCAATTAGCTCCATTTTTCAAAATAACAATATACTACCTGTCAGACTTGACATCTACGATAATGACGGCCTGCCTGGGCTTTATGTCCCCGCATCTGCATTCCGTGAATTTTCAAAAGTACTTGGTAGCGATGCCAGTCAGGGTATGACTATTCAACAGCAAGCTGAAAACAATAACCAGCTAGTCATGAGCATGCTTCAAAAAATGTTTCAATCTACTACAACGGCGGTTAGCAAACTGAT
- the traK gene encoding conjugative transposon protein TraK: MIVKNIEAKVRLATFLSAGSFILAVVIVLIVSLFAYKQVADARRSVYVLDANSVPLLARQTDLQMNRAAEYRSHVNLFHSLFFSLTPDDKYIEYQMKRAMYLVDESGALQYNNLKEKGFFNSILSSSAVLTLQTDSIFIDEGLKYFRYYGRQKIDRRSSTIIRSLVTEGYLKDLKIRSDNNPHAVLITRWKTLENKDIENVQKNSF, encoded by the coding sequence ATGATTGTAAAAAATATCGAAGCCAAAGTACGCCTTGCCACATTTTTGTCCGCAGGAAGTTTTATCCTGGCCGTTGTCATCGTCCTGATCGTTTCCCTGTTTGCTTACAAACAGGTTGCAGACGCTCGAAGAAGCGTCTACGTGCTAGATGCAAACAGCGTTCCGCTGCTAGCCAGGCAAACTGATCTTCAAATGAACCGCGCTGCGGAATATCGTTCGCACGTCAACCTTTTCCATAGTCTTTTCTTTTCACTTACGCCTGATGATAAGTATATCGAATATCAGATGAAAAGAGCAATGTACCTGGTTGATGAAAGTGGTGCACTTCAGTATAACAACCTTAAAGAAAAAGGATTTTTCAATTCAATTCTCTCCTCCAGTGCTGTGTTGACACTTCAGACCGATTCAATTTTTATTGATGAGGGGCTTAAGTATTTCCGTTACTACGGTCGCCAGAAGATAGACCGTCGCAGCTCCACGATTATTCGTTCGCTCGTCACTGAAGGTTATCTAAAAGACCTGAAAATCCGCTCTGATAACAATCCCCATGCGGTACTTATTACCCGTTGGAAAACATTGGAAAATAAAGACATTGAAAATGTACAGAAAAACTCATTTTAA
- a CDS encoding plasmid transfer protein, translating to MMNITNLLTGTAGFFMQSGSGNVPDSFKKTFNFLQGNGVYEEGMMHFLKEMKNTLWTHYDAFIADAQALSAIFMLIFFAVKSYEMMSGDKKMEIMPLLRPFGLVMVILWWSPFTRVVSFPTDIIANKTEIMFNSSQTEVNNLRLERAQLMVQVADNLLTVQAQTETAKQEADTWYQNAWESVKSTVKEGFAEVWNPIVELRNRMQVGLQLLATSILETLALWILRICVYLIFIIQIIFSTILIILGPFSVAISILPAFRDSFTTWVARFISVNLYTGIGFLVLYVASLFQHYAMEAEISRYKELVGTSADRLEKLGWLAGNGLLSFGMVIVTFLIGGLTMLAVPSISTWIVSTSGISSAASTMGRGASNMSRILSKMMK from the coding sequence ATGATGAACATAACCAATTTACTGACCGGCACTGCCGGTTTTTTTATGCAATCAGGTTCCGGAAATGTGCCAGACTCATTTAAAAAAACTTTCAATTTTTTGCAAGGCAACGGGGTCTACGAAGAAGGTATGATGCATTTTTTAAAGGAAATGAAAAATACACTGTGGACGCACTATGATGCATTTATTGCAGATGCACAGGCACTATCGGCCATTTTCATGCTCATTTTTTTTGCCGTTAAGTCATATGAAATGATGTCGGGTGATAAAAAAATGGAAATTATGCCACTGCTTCGTCCATTCGGCCTGGTCATGGTAATTCTTTGGTGGTCTCCTTTTACCAGAGTGGTCTCCTTTCCCACAGATATAATTGCAAATAAGACTGAGATTATGTTTAATAGCAGCCAAACAGAAGTGAATAACTTACGACTGGAAAGAGCCCAGCTGATGGTACAGGTAGCAGATAATCTGCTCACTGTGCAGGCCCAAACCGAAACAGCCAAACAGGAGGCAGACACCTGGTACCAGAATGCCTGGGAATCGGTGAAGTCTACGGTTAAGGAAGGTTTTGCTGAGGTATGGAACCCAATAGTAGAGTTACGTAACCGCATGCAAGTCGGTCTGCAACTCCTTGCCACTTCCATTCTGGAAACATTGGCTTTATGGATACTTCGGATCTGTGTATATCTCATCTTCATTATCCAGATTATCTTTTCTACGATACTGATTATACTGGGGCCATTCTCAGTAGCAATCAGCATCCTTCCTGCATTCAGGGACAGTTTTACTACATGGGTTGCAAGGTTCATTTCGGTTAATCTTTATACAGGTATCGGTTTTCTAGTTCTTTACGTCGCTTCTTTATTCCAGCATTATGCTATGGAAGCGGAGATAAGCCGCTACAAAGAGCTTGTCGGCACCTCTGCCGACCGCTTGGAAAAACTTGGGTGGCTTGCCGGAAATGGCCTACTCTCTTTCGGGATGGTAATAGTAACCTTTTTGATTGGAGGTCTTACCATGTTAGCAGTTCCCAGCATTAGTACATGGATCGTGTCTACATCCGGGATAAGTTCTGCTGCTTCCACGATGGGTCGAGGTGCTTCAAATATGTCCAGAATCTTAAGCAAAATGATGAAATAA
- a CDS encoding TraG family conjugative transposon ATPase — protein sequence MQRERKTGFKIPFAGIDTYNGLQLLYGENGDFSMILHISNPVLQYGADPDAYNVYQSVLLNIIKILGEGHIIQKQDVFIRRKYKGVNQSEFLQQKYHAHFEGREYTDIKSYLIITKQVKRGAFYTYDKKVLSDFFQNVIKISDLLANAGFNPSFLNEVEINRYISKVLSMEFASSHTTLNNMRCGDEQLNLGNLAIRCISMVNTDSVDLPEKLGPYTEKQDNKGMRDFPVDNLSFLHQVPGYRVIIYNQLLEIPPQQLTLNKLELKRKRHSGVPDPANLICVEDIDMLLVDVARENQMLVNAHYSMIVCAEEEQIRKAVNYIDAALFQQGIIPSRNAYNQLELFRCALPGNGVELKKYDWFLTTADAALCFFFKESLLKDEPSDFLVRFTDRQGIPVGIDPADLPMRTNRINNRNKFVLGPSGSGKSFFMNALIEQYMLYNMDVVIVDTGHSYSGMCDYFRGKYITWSDSKPITMNPFAIAESEYNIEKKDFLITLVSLLWKGAEGTISSVERDVISNVISAYYSRYFNPGYPGLSHKQLFSIRKRVFESMKENPLFDMDSDVIDDNLINLEISDLDEVLLAEDPDTTPFKAAFNQKYFSAVNEEKKLGSIRHERTGITALDFNSFYEFALGKIPEIKIEERIAFDLDEFRYVLKKFYRGGEFESILNEPADASLFSERFIVFEIDAIKENRILFPIVTLIIMDVFIQKMRHRKDQRKALIIEEAWKAIASPLMAGYILYLYKTVRKFWGEAIVVTQELGDIIGNAVVKDSILNNSDTICLLDQSKFKENYKEIGKLLAITEIEQKKIFTINNLSNTDNRGRFKEVYIRRGASGEVYGVEVSIFQYLAYTTEKPEKSAVEIYTRTYGTYQSGLEAFVSDMEKSGLPLDAFIRQINKDGIPIPSSTEYFKPDFV from the coding sequence ATGCAGCGAGAAAGAAAAACAGGATTTAAAATTCCTTTTGCTGGGATCGATACCTATAATGGCTTACAGCTATTGTATGGCGAGAATGGTGATTTCTCCATGATCCTGCACATTAGTAACCCGGTGCTGCAATACGGCGCCGACCCTGATGCTTACAATGTTTATCAAAGTGTATTGTTAAACATCATTAAGATTCTAGGCGAAGGACACATAATACAAAAGCAGGATGTTTTCATCCGTAGGAAATATAAGGGTGTAAATCAGAGCGAATTTTTACAACAGAAGTATCACGCACATTTTGAAGGACGAGAATATACAGACATTAAATCCTACCTGATTATTACCAAGCAGGTTAAACGCGGTGCTTTCTATACTTATGATAAAAAAGTATTGTCAGATTTCTTTCAGAACGTGATTAAAATTTCAGATCTGCTAGCCAATGCCGGATTCAACCCAAGCTTTTTGAATGAGGTTGAAATCAACCGATACATAAGTAAGGTGCTTAGCATGGAGTTTGCCTCGTCCCATACCACTCTTAATAATATGCGTTGTGGGGATGAACAATTGAATTTGGGTAATCTGGCCATCCGTTGTATCAGCATGGTCAATACCGATTCGGTGGATCTACCGGAAAAGTTAGGCCCCTACACCGAAAAGCAGGATAACAAAGGAATGCGGGATTTTCCGGTAGATAACCTTTCTTTTTTACATCAGGTTCCTGGATATCGTGTTATCATTTATAACCAATTGTTAGAGATACCACCACAACAGCTAACACTCAATAAACTAGAGCTGAAACGTAAACGCCATTCAGGCGTTCCCGATCCGGCCAACCTCATCTGCGTTGAGGATATAGATATGTTGCTGGTTGATGTAGCAAGAGAAAATCAAATGCTCGTCAATGCCCATTATTCCATGATCGTATGTGCAGAGGAAGAACAAATCAGGAAGGCTGTTAATTATATTGATGCAGCACTTTTTCAACAGGGAATTATCCCATCACGAAACGCCTATAATCAGTTAGAACTTTTCCGCTGCGCATTGCCTGGCAATGGTGTAGAACTAAAAAAATACGACTGGTTTTTGACAACCGCCGATGCTGCCCTCTGCTTCTTTTTTAAGGAATCTCTGTTAAAAGATGAACCCTCGGACTTCCTGGTTCGCTTTACCGACCGCCAAGGTATTCCCGTGGGGATAGACCCTGCAGACCTGCCCATGCGCACCAACCGGATCAATAACCGAAATAAATTTGTGCTCGGCCCATCAGGCAGTGGGAAGAGTTTTTTTATGAACGCCTTGATTGAGCAGTATATGCTCTATAACATGGATGTGGTGATCGTGGATACTGGGCATTCCTATTCCGGGATGTGCGATTATTTCCGGGGCAAGTACATTACCTGGTCGGACAGCAAGCCGATTACGATGAACCCCTTTGCCATTGCTGAAAGTGAATACAATATAGAAAAAAAGGATTTTCTGATTACTCTGGTCAGCCTGTTGTGGAAGGGTGCCGAAGGAACCATAAGCTCGGTTGAGCGTGATGTCATTTCCAATGTAATCTCCGCCTACTATAGCCGATATTTCAATCCGGGGTATCCCGGCCTATCCCATAAACAGCTTTTCAGCATACGCAAACGTGTCTTTGAAAGCATGAAGGAGAACCCTCTTTTTGATATGGACTCCGATGTGATCGATGATAATCTGATTAACCTGGAAATCAGTGATTTAGATGAAGTCTTGCTGGCGGAAGATCCTGATACGACTCCGTTTAAGGCTGCTTTCAATCAAAAATATTTTTCCGCAGTAAACGAGGAAAAGAAACTGGGCAGTATCAGGCATGAACGGACGGGAATTACCGCTCTTGATTTTAATAGTTTTTACGAGTTCGCACTCGGGAAAATACCGGAGATCAAAATCGAGGAAAGGATTGCGTTCGACCTGGACGAGTTCAGGTACGTGTTAAAGAAATTTTACCGTGGCGGAGAGTTTGAAAGTATCCTAAACGAGCCTGCCGACGCATCCCTTTTTTCCGAGCGGTTCATTGTCTTTGAAATTGATGCCATTAAGGAGAACCGTATTCTGTTTCCCATAGTGACCCTGATCATTATGGATGTGTTCATCCAGAAGATGAGACATCGTAAGGATCAGCGAAAGGCCCTCATAATTGAAGAGGCGTGGAAGGCAATCGCCTCACCTTTAATGGCAGGGTACATTTTGTACCTCTATAAGACTGTCCGTAAATTTTGGGGCGAGGCCATCGTGGTCACCCAGGAATTGGGGGATATTATCGGCAATGCAGTGGTCAAGGATAGTATACTGAACAATTCGGATACCATTTGCCTGCTAGACCAGAGCAAGTTCAAAGAGAATTACAAGGAGATCGGCAAACTCCTGGCCATTACTGAAATCGAGCAAAAGAAGATATTTACCATTAATAATCTGAGCAACACCGATAACAGGGGGCGCTTTAAAGAGGTATATATCCGAAGAGGTGCTTCGGGGGAAGTGTACGGCGTGGAGGTCTCTATTTTTCAGTATTTGGCCTATACTACCGAAAAACCCGAAAAAAGTGCGGTGGAAATCTATACCCGCACCTACGGGACCTATCAAAGCGGATTGGAAGCTTTTGTCTCCGATATGGAAAAAAGCGGATTGCCTTTGGATGCCTTTATCCGCCAGATTAATAAGGATGGTATACCCATCCCAAGTTCAACTGAATATTTTAAACCCGATTTTGTATGA
- a CDS encoding DUF4134 domain-containing protein, which produces MTVNNKKLFAIAAFSMLAAQSSFAQGGGSIGINAATSSLTSYVDPVSTLILAIGAVVGLIGGVRVYIKWNAGDQDINKELMSWGGSCLFLVLVSVVIKAFFGV; this is translated from the coding sequence ATGACAGTAAACAACAAAAAACTGTTTGCAATCGCTGCATTTTCAATGCTTGCGGCTCAATCTTCGTTTGCCCAAGGCGGAGGTTCCATCGGTATAAACGCCGCCACTTCTTCCCTGACAAGTTACGTAGATCCAGTATCTACGCTGATTTTGGCTATCGGTGCGGTAGTCGGATTGATCGGTGGGGTTCGCGTGTACATCAAATGGAACGCGGGGGACCAGGACATCAACAAGGAACTTATGTCCTGGGGCGGTTCCTGTTTATTCCTGGTACTCGTATCGGTGGTAATCAAAGCATTTTTCGGCGTATAA
- a CDS encoding DUF4134 domain-containing protein, producing the protein MKFKYPLLKTTPVVFFFALPFLATAQSPPGISEFYEVSGEMHRWYFSLSDLVLVLGAISGILGGLRVYANWQSGKHHIDAQVMGWFFSCLFLSIIGAALKALFGVH; encoded by the coding sequence ATGAAATTCAAGTATCCACTTTTAAAGACAACTCCGGTTGTCTTTTTTTTTGCCCTGCCTTTTTTGGCAACGGCCCAGTCACCGCCAGGTATCAGTGAATTTTATGAGGTCAGTGGAGAAATGCATCGTTGGTATTTCAGCCTTTCTGACTTAGTTCTTGTCCTCGGTGCCATCAGTGGCATACTGGGCGGTCTTCGGGTATATGCCAATTGGCAATCCGGCAAACATCATATAGACGCCCAGGTCATGGGTTGGTTCTTTTCCTGCCTCTTCCTTTCTATCATCGGGGCAGCCCTCAAAGCCCTGTTCGGGGTGCATTAA
- a CDS encoding ParA family protein encodes MLILLGNQKGGAGKSTLTLLLANYLTQIKKRNVTVLDMDYQQSLATKAQKAKILENEPLYEIVPADLKHFPSLHNALSNRSGEIILIDLPGKMDDDGLLPLFAACDLILCPFAYDEFSVDSTLLFAMVLRKINDKAPFIFIPNRVKNTVKYETKTEIENVLRRFGVVAPSLADRVDFQRISTFQTPLILYPVVLPLLDLIYNQYLDWEDHT; translated from the coding sequence ATGCTAATACTATTAGGCAATCAAAAAGGTGGTGCGGGCAAAAGTACGCTTACGCTACTTTTGGCCAATTACCTTACTCAAATCAAAAAGCGTAACGTCACTGTCTTGGATATGGATTATCAACAGTCGTTGGCCACAAAAGCTCAAAAGGCAAAAATTTTGGAAAATGAGCCACTTTATGAAATTGTTCCAGCTGATCTTAAACATTTTCCATCCCTACACAATGCACTGAGCAACCGATCTGGCGAAATCATATTGATCGACCTCCCCGGAAAAATGGATGATGACGGACTGCTGCCTTTGTTTGCTGCATGTGACCTTATCCTTTGTCCTTTCGCCTATGATGAATTTTCTGTGGATTCGACCTTACTGTTTGCAATGGTGCTACGGAAGATCAATGATAAGGCCCCATTCATATTTATTCCTAACCGTGTTAAAAATACAGTGAAATATGAAACAAAGACTGAAATTGAAAATGTACTGCGGCGTTTTGGGGTGGTTGCTCCAAGCCTTGCTGACCGCGTGGATTTTCAGCGGATCAGCACTTTCCAAACACCACTAATTTTATACCCAGTCGTATTGCCGTTGCTTGATCTGATCTATAACCAGTACCTAGATTGGGAGGACCATACATGA
- a CDS encoding relaxase/mobilization nuclease domain-containing protein gives MIVKILLPSATFRGVSYNTTKIENDKGELMKVENFGALQALEHLKPKDYINYLEARSKTSARIKLPQFHAVISCKGKSHSKEQLTEIATAWLKGMGYENQPYLLVFHKDTDNNHIHIVSTRVDENGKKINDSYEKIRAYQVLNQVMGLDEKETVNKDLEKAMSYNFSTRPQFMMLLECQGYSLKLTGGQYQLFKYGKLQGNIDVSEVDAKISLYNQNIDRLAQLRAITEKYRISHSPVAVPLTTPLPGGTTAKPTGYTSELAEVLSSKFGLQILYHGKPGLPPYGYTVIDHSRKTVYKGGELMPIAEFIKPLSDLQQENESPVESETVKLGDSDFYVAPDQSAGDFINNDIIPTLQSETVKQDDTDSSIPPDKSSEVSGFTEEPTPTTSFPEINLEIADDIDDEAILGRNRQRKRKARTNTR, from the coding sequence ATGATTGTAAAAATCCTTCTGCCCTCTGCTACGTTTAGAGGCGTAAGTTACAACACAACCAAAATAGAAAACGATAAAGGAGAATTGATGAAGGTGGAAAATTTCGGTGCCTTGCAAGCCTTGGAACATCTCAAACCAAAAGATTATATTAATTACCTCGAAGCTCGATCGAAAACAAGCGCAAGGATTAAATTACCGCAGTTCCACGCGGTCATTTCCTGTAAAGGAAAATCACATAGCAAGGAACAACTCACTGAAATCGCTACTGCTTGGTTAAAAGGGATGGGTTATGAAAACCAGCCCTACTTATTGGTCTTTCATAAAGACACGGACAATAATCATATTCATATTGTCTCCACCCGCGTAGATGAAAATGGAAAAAAGATAAATGACAGCTACGAAAAAATCCGCGCTTACCAGGTTTTAAATCAAGTAATGGGGCTCGATGAAAAAGAGACAGTAAACAAAGACCTGGAAAAGGCAATGAGTTACAATTTTTCAACCCGTCCTCAGTTTATGATGCTATTGGAATGCCAAGGTTACTCCCTGAAATTGACGGGAGGGCAATATCAGCTTTTTAAGTATGGTAAGTTGCAGGGAAACATTGATGTTTCTGAAGTTGATGCTAAGATTAGTCTTTACAATCAAAACATCGATCGCTTAGCACAGCTAAGAGCAATAACTGAAAAATACCGAATAAGTCATAGTCCAGTTGCTGTTCCATTAACAACACCACTCCCCGGAGGCACTACAGCCAAGCCTACAGGATATACTTCAGAGCTCGCAGAAGTACTTTCTTCAAAGTTTGGTTTACAGATCCTTTATCATGGAAAGCCGGGATTGCCTCCTTATGGTTACACTGTAATAGACCATTCAAGAAAGACCGTTTACAAAGGTGGCGAACTGATGCCAATTGCCGAATTTATTAAGCCATTAAGCGATCTTCAGCAAGAAAATGAGTCACCTGTCGAAAGTGAAACTGTCAAACTGGGAGATTCCGATTTTTATGTTGCACCAGATCAGTCAGCCGGGGATTTTATTAATAATGATATAATCCCAACCCTACAAAGCGAAACGGTCAAACAAGATGATACCGATTCTTCAATTCCCCCAGACAAGTCTTCAGAGGTTTCAGGATTTACAGAAGAACCAACTCCTACAACCTCGTTCCCAGAAATCAATTTGGAAATTGCCGATGACATCGACGATGAAGCTATACTTGGTCGTAACAGGCAGCGTAAGCGTAAAGCCAGAACCAATACCCGATAA
- the mobC gene encoding plasmid mobilization relaxosome protein MobC, whose protein sequence is MGNSKKPTDKGFVLKTRRFELRLSEQELQQLIELEKSLGISRADIVRIRVLQNATKMLVNSKELMKQLDDIGTELGRSGNNINQLARHANILHKQGMLSQSISTEFNSLLGKYIHVQQELEKSIRQVIRLMKG, encoded by the coding sequence ATGGGGAACAGCAAGAAGCCTACTGACAAGGGGTTTGTACTTAAAACCCGCCGTTTTGAATTAAGATTAAGCGAGCAGGAATTGCAGCAACTCATAGAGTTAGAAAAATCACTAGGTATCAGTCGTGCCGATATAGTTCGCATTCGGGTACTACAAAATGCAACCAAAATGCTTGTGAACAGTAAAGAACTGATGAAACAACTGGATGACATCGGAACAGAACTTGGCCGATCAGGTAATAATATAAATCAATTAGCCAGGCACGCTAATATACTTCACAAACAGGGCATGCTAAGTCAAAGTATTTCTACTGAATTTAATAGTCTTTTAGGCAAATACATCCACGTACAGCAGGAGCTCGAAAAAAGTATTCGCCAAGTTATCCGCTTAATGAAAGGTTAA
- a CDS encoding DNA cytosine methyltransferase yields the protein MFRHGSLFSGIGGFDIAATWLGWQNVFSCERNSFCQTILKHYWPNTHHYDDIFQFSAAQFRGHVDIISGGFPCQPFSQAGKRKGKADDRYLFPEACRIIKESRPKWIVLENVAGLFSILEPDSLSEMEIKAVELFCQDSNQQADSTIIRLQRRVIGSIISEISAAGYVLPQLKDGTPVVCCIPAAALNAPHQRDRVWFVAHSNSDRDQQYGGNTSAGKGRQTIGEPQKRKGKRRSGIFDRFSGLLHTSNPIETVQTDTGRFASLHIGTSDPNFTHHSADWQHQIPSWETWPVEPPFCGGNDGLPSELDGITFSAWRAESVKAYGNAIVPQVALEIFRAIQSIEQKL from the coding sequence ATGTTTAGACACGGCAGCCTTTTTAGTGGAATCGGTGGTTTTGATATCGCCGCTACCTGGCTGGGATGGCAGAATGTTTTTTCCTGCGAAAGGAATTCTTTTTGCCAAACCATTCTAAAACATTACTGGCCAAATACCCATCATTATGACGACATCTTTCAATTCAGCGCAGCTCAGTTTAGAGGACACGTTGATATCATCTCCGGGGGATTTCCCTGCCAGCCATTCAGTCAGGCCGGAAAGCGAAAGGGCAAAGCGGATGACCGCTATCTCTTCCCAGAGGCTTGCCGAATTATTAAAGAATCACGACCCAAGTGGATTGTTCTTGAAAACGTTGCTGGCCTCTTCAGCATTCTCGAACCAGACAGTCTTTCTGAAATGGAAATTAAAGCGGTTGAGCTTTTTTGTCAGGACAGTAACCAGCAAGCGGACAGTACCATTATCAGACTCCAGCGAAGAGTTATCGGAAGCATTATTTCAGAAATCAGCGCAGCAGGATATGTATTACCGCAGCTTAAAGATGGCACACCAGTCGTTTGTTGTATTCCGGCTGCTGCCCTTAACGCCCCGCACCAGAGAGACCGGGTCTGGTTTGTTGCCCACTCCAACAGCGACAGAGATCAGCAATATGGGGGTAACACTAGCGCAGGTAAAGGAAGGCAGACAATTGGCGAACCGCAAAAACGAAAAGGGAAACGGAGGTCAGGTATCTTTGACAGATTTTCTGGTCTACTACACACTTCAAACCCAATCGAAACGGTACAAACGGATACCGGGAGATTTGCCAGCCTCCATATTGGAACGTCTGATCCGAATTTTACCCACCACAGCGCAGATTGGCAACACCAAATTCCCAGCTGGGAGACATGGCCAGTTGAACCCCCGTTTTGTGGCGGCAATGATGGGCTTCCCAGCGAATTGGACGGAATTACCTTTTCAGCTTGGCGAGCCGAAAGTGTAAAAGCTTACGGTAATGCAATTGTACCCCAAGTCGCACTAGAAATATTCCGTGCTATCCAATCCATTGAGCAAAAGCTTTAA
- a CDS encoding toprim domain-containing protein encodes MPNYIDVATLKDISIVDFLARLGHHPVRKTGKEHFYHSMLRETKKDTPSFTVWDAGNCWKDWGGANATGIFKGGIVQLGTAYWPDLSFVEVLNKIQQVCDMDTALIPEYVPPKIYPKDPEKGTYEWGLTNVRELGSNYVLTQYLHSRGLFEIAKSQQVKEVYYNRINNAENTSAYYAVGWQNEHGAWEFGNAKGFKSTIGQKGISVIQGNPDHVAVFEGYMDYLSWQLLHPNLKPTIIVLNAITMLGYALDRIKNFHTVDVYFDNDDPGRNCTQLLKKEIPHAVDRSYEYAGYKDYNEKLKDDLNSSKRLVESIPVETASYSTGRKR; translated from the coding sequence ATGCCAAATTATATCGATGTTGCCACATTGAAAGATATTTCTATTGTGGATTTTTTGGCTCGCCTGGGTCACCATCCAGTCAGAAAGACCGGGAAAGAACACTTTTATCATAGTATGCTGAGAGAAACCAAAAAGGACACACCATCATTTACCGTATGGGATGCAGGAAACTGCTGGAAAGATTGGGGTGGTGCAAATGCAACTGGTATTTTTAAGGGTGGCATTGTACAGCTGGGTACGGCATATTGGCCAGATCTGTCCTTTGTTGAAGTATTAAACAAGATACAGCAAGTTTGTGACATGGATACTGCTTTAATTCCTGAATACGTTCCTCCCAAAATTTATCCAAAAGATCCAGAAAAAGGAACTTACGAATGGGGTTTGACCAACGTCCGGGAGTTGGGTAGCAATTACGTTCTTACCCAATATCTTCATTCCAGGGGGCTGTTTGAAATAGCTAAAAGTCAACAGGTGAAAGAAGTTTATTACAATCGTATAAATAATGCCGAAAATACCTCTGCTTACTATGCTGTAGGTTGGCAGAACGAACATGGTGCCTGGGAGTTTGGCAACGCAAAGGGCTTTAAAAGTACCATAGGTCAAAAAGGCATCTCAGTAATCCAGGGCAATCCAGATCATGTTGCAGTTTTCGAAGGGTATATGGACTATTTAAGTTGGCAGTTACTGCACCCGAATTTAAAACCCACAATTATTGTACTTAACGCGATTACGATGCTAGGTTATGCCCTTGATCGAATTAAGAATTTCCATACTGTAGATGTGTATTTTGATAACGATGATCCTGGCCGAAATTGCACCCAACTACTAAAGAAAGAAATACCCCATGCGGTTGACCGTTCATATGAGTATGCAGGCTATAAGGATTATAATGAAAAGTTAAAAGACGATCTCAATAGTTCTAAACGCTTAGTTGAAAGTATTCCAGTCGAAACCGCAAGTTATAGTACGGGAAGGAAACGCTGA